The following proteins are encoded in a genomic region of Vigna radiata var. radiata cultivar VC1973A unplaced genomic scaffold, Vradiata_ver6 scaffold_282, whole genome shotgun sequence:
- the LOC106779481 gene encoding SNF2 domain-containing protein CLASSY 4-like — protein sequence MYQAVARRTRSKNPWVVGGELAIGRKRRKVDEDDDEVICLGENLEGKRAAGEKFASASGVGASCSSPDDMKNGFVYLGETQDDPDPDPEELVDLEDHDGAEVRIKCYETKGFQVKEEERDEEGEGCSVSAGRADKGKSFDDDDEYGTKPEKPVVLLPHSFRNGRSSSDEGYDSLWSSTESEDVETSDDDFKVDEEDDDDDVESEYSSSEESDSSEDDERKGYKLVKERVRKVVSESESSRVWRRKDERKKKHVEKELVEKWNGGDSASVASSKSENETERAQENRERENRVDTEVLSDQGKSSVLSVSSDDDALEDKEKGVRDHQSVFFQKETRNSTAINKCGKNKKVKANAKETGHKDELHEMPRMSSTTKNHCFEFFNECFRGKRHSAKDVSRDLDKKVGVGEGETRPFGSRETISLNWNFMMKEKLVEKSESEKELDILWEEMEMLLQAEKIGAKGGEKDESRETEENLVPRCKHDTIFNEQIGIYCRWCGWVETEIKYMYPPFIDSERYGRRVSSGGGNASRLDGVLFSECGEDWEAVRSRNHGTVWDLTPGIKESLFPHQQEGFEFIWENLAGTIELSKLKMVDPESEGGCIVSHAPGTGKTRLTMVFLQTYLQVFPNCLPIIIAPANILLTWEDELRKWNIGIPFHNLNNAELTGKEHAIREVDWLFNQQQKKDVIRMLKLCSWYKEKSILLISYNLYEKLAGGKSEGDGEKEKNNRKNGKQKKNRKIGKEKKRVETELGNVLRDYPDLLVLDEGHTPRNKRSCIWKVLSESRSQKRILLSGTPFQNNFLELYNILCLMKPSFPDSIPQELKKFLKNKLIQETKASKDESWEPISAGNQADEKINQLKLLMNPFVHVHKGSILQKNLPGLRDCVLVLKPECLQKRILESIDCSQNALNFEHKLALTSVHPSLFLNCALSKKEESVIDSKLLEKIRLHSYEGVKTKFLIEFVRLCDAVNEKVLVFSQFIDTLCLIRDQLESAYNWSVGTDVLYMHGKLDQKQKQFLIHNFNDAKSQAKVLLASIKASSEGINLVGASRVVLVDVVWNPSVERQAICRAYRLGQKRVVYTYHLLAQGTPECAKYDKQSEKDRLSELVFSSRNVENDKLENAGMKFEDKVLDLMVQHNSLKDIFGQCLVQPKDRDLETLGS from the exons atgtaTCAGGCCGTTGCTCGTAGGACTCGAAGCAAGAACCCTTGGGTGGTAGGAGGAGAGTTGGCAATTGGtcggaaaagaagaaaagtggatgaagatgatgatgaagtgatTTGTTTGGGAGAAAATTTGGAAGGCAAAAGGGCTGCAGGAGAGAAATTTGCATCTGCGTCTGGGGTTGGGGCTTCATGTTCATCACCAGATGATATGAAGAACGGTTTCGTTTATTTGGGAGAGACTCAAGATGATCCTGATCCTGACCCTGAAGAGTTGGTTGACCTCGAAGATCATGATGGGGCTGAAGTGAGGATTAAGTGTTACGAAACTAAGGGTTTTCAGGTTAAGGAGGAAGAGAGGGATGAGGAAGGTGAAGGGTGTTCTGTATCAGCTGGGAGAGCTGATAAAGGTAAGagctttgatgatgatgatgaatacGGTACTAAACCTGAAAAGCCGGTTGTTTTGTTGCCCCATTCATTTAGGAATGGACGTAGTAGTTCTGATGAAGGATATGATTCGTTGTGGTCTTCAACGGAGAGTGAGGATGTTGAGACTAGTGACGATGATTTTAAGGTTGACGAGgaggatgatgacgatgatgttGAGAGTGAATACTCTAGCAGTGAGGAGAGTGATTCTTCTGAAGATGATGAGAGGAAGGGATACAAGCTCGTTAAGGAAAGAGTAAGAAAGGTGGTGAGTGAATCTGAGAGCAGTAGAGTTTGGAGAAggaaagatgaaagaaagaaaaagcatgtagAGAAGGAGTTGGTGGAGAAATGGAATGGTGGTGATTCTGCTAGCGTGGCATCTAGTAAATCAGAGAACGAAACAGAAAGGGCACAAGAgaatagagaaagagaaaacagaGTAGATACTGAAGTTTTGAGTGATCAGGGGAAAAGTTCAGTTCTCTCTGTGTCTTCTGATGATGATGCACTAGAGGATAAGGAGAAAGGAGTGAGGGATCATCAAAGtgtgttttttcaaaaagagaCAAGAAATTCAACTGCGATCAATAAGTGTGGGAAAAATAAGAAGGTCAAGGCCAATGCTAAAGAAACAGGACATAAAGATGAGCTGCATGAAATGCCGAGGATGTCATCGACAACAAAGAACCactgttttgaatttttcaatGAATGCTTTAGGGGAAAGCGTCATTCTGCtaaagatgtttcaagagatTTGGATAAGAAGGTTGGTGTTGGTGAGGGTGAGACTCGGCCATTTGGTTCAAGGGAGACAATTTCTTTAAATTGGAATTTCATGATGAAAGAAAAACTTGTTGAGAAATCTGAGTCAGAGAAAGAGTTGGATATCCTCTGGGAAGAAATGGAAATGTTACTTCAAGCGGAAAAAATTGGAGCTAAG GGTGGAGAGAAAGATGAATCAAGAGAAACCGAAGAAAATTTAGTCCCTCGATGCAAACATGACACTATTTTTAACGAGCAGATTGGAATATATTGTAGATGGTGTGGTTGGGTAGAAAcggaaattaaatatatgtatcCGCCATTT ATAGATTCTGAGAGATATGGCAGAAGGGTGTCGTCTGGTGGAGGGAACGCCTCGCGACTTGATGGGGTTCTCTTCAGTGAATGTGGTGAAGACTGGGAAGCAGTTAGGTCTCGCAATCATGGCACAGTTTGGGACCTTACTCCAGGCATAAAAGAAAGCTTGTTTCCTCATCAACAAGAGGGATTTGAGTTTATTTGGGAAAATTTGGCAGGAACCATTGAACTTTCGAAGTTAAAGATGGTTGATCCTGAGAGTGAGGGTGGGTGCATAGTTTCTCATGCTCCTGGAACTGGAAAGACGAGGTTGACCATGGTGTTTCTTCAGACATATTTGCAGGTGTTTCCTAATTGTTTACCCATTATCATTGCTCCTGCCAACATATTACTCACTTGGGAAGATGAGCTGAGGAAGTGGAACATAGGAATTCCATTCCATAATTTGAACAATGCTGAATTAACAGGGAAGGAACATGCCATTAGGGAAGTTGATTGGTTATTCAACCAACAGCAAAAGAAGGATGTCATAAGGATGCTGAAGTTGTGTTCTTGGTACAAAGAGAAGAGCATTCTGTTGATCAGCTACAATCTTTATGAAAAACTAGCTGGGGGAAAGTCTGAAGGAGATGGGGAGAAAGAGAAGAACAATAGAAAGAAtggaaaacagaagaaaaatagaaagatcgGAAAAGAGAAGAAACGTGTTGAAACTGAATTGGGAAATGTTCTTAGAGACTATCCTGATTTATTAGTTCTTGATGAAGGCCACACACCAAGGAACAAGCGAAGCTGTATTTGGAAGGTTCTCTCAGAGAGTAGAAGTCAGAAGCGGATCCTTCTTTCAGGGACTCCTTTCCAGAACAATTTTCTTGAACTATACAATATTTTGTGCTTAATGAAACCATCTTTTCCTGACAGCATACCGCAGGAACTCAAGAAGTTCTTGAAAAACAAACTGATACAGGAAACAAAAGCTTCAAAAGATGAGAGTTGGGAACCCATTTCTGCTGGAAATCAAGCCGATGAAAAGATAAACCAGCTAAAGCTGCTGATGAATCCCTTTGTTCATGTTCACAAAGGTAGTATTCTTCAGAAGAACCTTCCTGGTTTAAGAGACTGTGTGCTGGTTTTGAAGCCAGAATGCTTGCAGAAACGCATTCTGGAGAGCATTGATTGTTCTCAAAATGCACTTAACTTTGAGCACAAGTTGGCCTTGACCTCTGTTCATCCCTCCCTTTTCCTAAACTGTGCTCTGTCAAAGAAAGAAGAATCTGTTATTGATTCGAAGCTATTGGAAAAGATTAGATTGCACTCTTATGAAGGGGTCAAAACCAAATTTCTGATTGAGTTTGTGAGACTATGTGATGCAGTTAATGAGAAAGTCCTTGTGTTCAGCCAGTTCATTGATACCTTATGCTTGATAAGGGACCAGCTGGAGTCAGCCTACAACTGGAGTGTGGGAACGGACGTGTTGTATATGCATGGCAAGCTTGATCAAAAGCAAAAGCAATTTCTCATTCACAATTTCAATGATGCGAAAAGCCAGGCAAAGGTGTTGCTAGCTTCTATAAAAGCATCTTCTGAAGGCATTAACCTTGTTGGAGCTTCAAGGGTGGTGCTTGTTGATGTTGTTTGGAATCCCTCAGTGGAAAGGCAAGCTATCTGTAGAGCATATAGACTTGGACAGAAGAGGGTTGTTTATACTTATCATCTTCTTGCACAGGGCACCCCTGAATGTGCAAAATATGATAAACAGTCAGAGAAGGATCGGTTATCTGAACTGGTATTCTCAAGTAGGAATGTTGAAAATGATAAGCTTGAAAATGCCGGAATGAAGTTTGAGGATAAAGTTCTTGATCTCATGGTTCAGCATAACAGTCTCAAGGACATATTTGGTCAATGTCTAGTTCAACCAAAGGACAGAGATTTGGAAACTTTAGGCTCTTAA